The window GAAAGAAAAAAGTTGAATTTCCCGATTTTCTCCTTGATAAACGGTTTTCCCCACAGAACAATCTCTTCTTCGCCAGTGGCGATCTGGGCCTTGGTGGGGTTGATCAGGTGCAGAACGGACGTGATTTGCGGGAAACTTCGTACAAGCTCCTGCGCCCAAGCTTTCAGGTCAGCTTCCCCTTTGGCGGTCACGAGAGCGACCATTACCTCATCGGTGTTTTTTCCTTCGCGTATGACCAGAAAGCGCAAAAAACCTTCGTGCGTGTGCCAATTGTAGCCGGGAAGTCCGGAGCGGGTGAAAAAGTCGCGGCAGAAGGCGACAATTTGGTTGGAGAGTTCGGACTGGAGAAAGCAGGACTCCACGTTAAACATTTTTTCAAAATGACCCCGCTCGTGGAGGCCCAAAACCAGTTTTCCATTTTGGTCGGCAAAGGAAAATTCCATTTTGTTGCGGTAGAAAAACGTGTCCGGCGAGGGGATAATCGGCTCCACCGGCGGGTTGGGAAAGCCGCCCAGTTTTTGTAAGCTCTCGCGTACTAACTTTTCTTTCTCTTGTATTTGCTTTTCATAGTTGAAATCTTGATAAACACAGCCGCCACAGGTGCCGAAGTGCGAGCAGCGGGGAGGGATGCGGTCGGCAGAGGGTGTTAATACTTCCAGCAAACGGCCTTCGAGAAAACCCTTACGGCGGCGCAAAATTTCGGCCTTCACAAGTTCCCCGGGCAGACCGTAGTCCAGAAAGACCGCTCTTCCGTTGTGCCGAGCCAACGAACGGCCGGGATAGACCAGTTTTTCAATCGTCAGTTCCAAAATTTCTCCGGGCATACTTAGGGTAAAGTAGTCAACAAAGCCGGTTTTTGGTAGCCGATTGCGCTTGTGGGGGATCGGGATGCGTTATATACTC of the Verrucomicrobiia bacterium genome contains:
- the rlmD gene encoding 23S rRNA (uracil(1939)-C(5))-methyltransferase RlmD; translated protein: MPGEILELTIEKLVYPGRSLARHNGRAVFLDYGLPGELVKAEILRRRKGFLEGRLLEVLTPSADRIPPRCSHFGTCGGCVYQDFNYEKQIQEKEKLVRESLQKLGGFPNPPVEPIIPSPDTFFYRNKMEFSFADQNGKLVLGLHERGHFEKMFNVESCFLQSELSNQIVAFCRDFFTRSGLPGYNWHTHEGFLRFLVIREGKNTDEVMVALVTAKGEADLKAWAQELVRSFPQITSVLHLINPTKAQIATGEEEIVLWGKPFIKEKIGKFNFFLSAKTFLQTNSRQTEKPYQTALEVCVLSGKESVLDLYCGAGTISIFVSPYAKEVEGVEIVPEAIEMAEKNKKENGVENVRFVLGEARKIAKQYRLDSRKFDRIIVDPPRAGLHPKVIRDVLPLGAEKITYVSCNPTTFARDAKLFAEGGYRLKRVIPVDMYPHTFHVELVSSLEKA